The Daucus carota subsp. sativus chromosome 9, DH1 v3.0, whole genome shotgun sequence genome window below encodes:
- the LOC108202457 gene encoding calpain-type cysteine protease DEK1 isoform X1: protein MEGGDERDIVLACIVSGTLFAVLASASFAILWAVNWRPWRIYSWIFARKWHKFLQGPQLGILCGFLCLLAWILVISPVLVLIVWGCWLIVILGRDIIGLAVIMAGIALLLAFYSIMLWWRTQWQSSRAVAVLLLLAVALLCAYEICAVYVTAGSSASERYSPSGFFFGVSAIALAINMLFICRMVFNGNGLDVDEYVRRSYKFAYSDCIEMGPVASLPEPPDPNELYPRQSRRALHLGLLYCGSLLVLVVYSILYGLTAKKSQWLGAITSAAVIILDWNMGACLYGFQLLQSRVAALFVAGASRVFLICFGVHYWYLGHCVSYAVVASVLLGAAVSRHLSVTNPITARRDALQSTVIRLREGFRRKEQNSSSISSEACGSSVKRSSGAVTGQLGNPAHVTSDATTWNIIEAVNSEKSLDSGSPSLAIRSSSCRSVVQEPEVGTSYADNCSLVVCSSSGLESQGCESSESTSANQQALDLNLALMFQEKLMSDPRITSILKKRARQGDHDLTALLQDKGLDPNFAMMLKENGLDPKILALLQRSSLDADRDHCDNSNIVVTESNSSDNILPNQISLSEELRLQGLGKWLQFCRLVLHHIVGTPERAWVLFSFIFIIETVIVAVFRPKIIKVINSTHQQFEFGFAVLLLSPVVCSIMAFLRSLQAEDMAMTSKPRKYGFIAWLLSTSVGLLLSFLSKSSVLLGLSLTIPLIVACLSIAIPIWIRNGYQFWVSRRGSDHTGSHRTLWFKEGVVLFICVSLFTGSVLALGAIVSAKPLDELGYKGWNGSQNGGSSPYASSVYLGWAMASLVALIVTGVLPIISWFATYRFSISSAICVGIFTVVLVAFCGASYLEVVNNRDEQVPRKADFLAALLPLMCIPALLSLCSGLVKWKDDDWKLSRGVFVFVVIGLLLLLGGISAVTVIITPWTIGAAFLLVLLLIVLAIGVIHYWASNNFYLTRKQMFFVCFLAFLLALAAFFVGWFQDKPFLGASVGYFSFLFLLAGRALTVLLSPPIVVYSPRVLPVYVYDSHADCGQNVSAAFIMLYGIALAIEGWGVVASLKIYPPFAGSAVSAVTLVVAFGFAVSRPCLTLKMMEDSVHFLSKETVVQAIARSATKTRNALSGTYSAPQRSASSAALLVGDPTVTRDRAGNFVLPRADVMKLRDRLRNEELAAGSIFLKIRNGTMLRHDSTSDVGYRREMCAHARILALEEAIDTEWVYMWDKFGGYLLLLLGLTAKAERVQDEVRLRLFLDSIGFSDLNAKKIKKWMPEDRRQFEIIQDSYLREKEMEEEIFMQRREEEGRGKERRKALLEKEERKWKEIEASLMSSIPNAGNREAAALAAAVRAVGGDSVLDDSFARERVSSIARHIRASQLSRRALQTGISGAVCVLDDEPTTSGRHLGQIDPSICQSQKVSFSIAVLIQPESGPVYLLGTEFQKRVCWEIFVAGSEQGIEAGQVGLRMITKGDRQTTVAKEWSVGAASIADGRWHMVTVTIDADIGEATCYLDGGFDGYQTGLPLRYDNGIWEQGTEIWVGVKPPIDVDAFGRSDSDGAESKMHVMDLFMWGRCLTEDEIATLPSSIGSVDYNMIDLPSDNWKWADSPSRVDEWDSDPADVDLYDRDDVDWDGQYSSGRKRRSDRESVILDVDSFTRRLRKPRMETCDEINQRMLSVELAVKEALCARGEPHFTDQEFPPNDQSLFVDPYNPPSKLQVVSEWMRPTEIVKKNHQDSHPCLFSGSTNPSDVCQGRLGDCWFLSAVAVLTEVSQISEVIITPEYNEEGIYTVRFCIQGEWVPVVVDDWIPCESHGKPAFATSRKGNELWVSLLEKAYAKLHGSYEALEGGLVQDALVDLTGGAGEEIDMRSAQAQIDLASGRLWSQLLRFKQEGFLLGAGSPSGSDVHISSSGIVQGHAYSLLQVREVDGHKLVQIRNPWANEVEWNGPWSDSSPEWTDRMKHKLKHIPQSRDGIFWMSWQDFQIHFRSIYVCRVYPPEMRHSVHGQWHGYSAGGCQDYDTWHQNPQFRMRATGPDASLPIHVFITLTQGVGFSRTTAGFRNYQSSHDSLMFYIGMRILKTRGRRANYNIYLHESVGGTDYVNSREISCEMVLDPDPKGYTIVPTTIHPGEEAPFVLSVFTKASIILEAL from the exons CTGGATATTTGCTAGAAAATGGCACAAGTTCTTACAAGGGCCGCAGCTGGGAATATTATGTGGTTTCTTGTGTTTGTTGGCTTGGATTCTTGTCATATCTCCAGTTCTGGTTCTCATCGTATGGGGTTGCTGGTTAATTGTGATATTGGGTCGAGATATAATTGGTTTGGCAGTTATCATGGCTGGGATAGCTCTTCTTTTGGCGTTCTATTCAATAATGCTGTGGTGGAGAACACAATGGCAAAGCTCAA GGGCTGTTGCTGTTCTTCTTCTTTTAGCCGTTGCCCTTCTTTGTGCATATGAAATATGTGCTGTATATGTAACTGCAGGCAGTAGTGCATCTGAGCGGTATTCACCTTCAGGCTTCTTCTTTGGTGTGTCTGCGATTGCTCTAGCTATTAACATGCTGTTCATATGCAGAATGGTCTTTAATG GGAATGGTTTAGATGTGGATGAATATGTTCGAAGGTCATATAAATTTGCTTATTCTGATTGTATTGAAATGGGTCCTGTTGCGAGCTTACCTGAACCACCAGATCCCAATGAGTTGTATCCACGACAATCAAGAAG GGCTTTACATCTTGGTCTCTTATATTGCGGCTCATTGTTGGTACTAGTTGTATATTCCATCTTATATGGTTTGACAGCGAAAAAGTCTCAGTGGCTAGGGGCTATTACGTCAGCAGCTGTTATTATTCTTG ATTGGAACATGGGGGCATGCTTGTATGGATTTCAGCTTCTTCAAAGTCGTGTCGCTGCCCTTTTTGTCGCTGGTGCATCTCGTGTCTTCCTTATTTGCTTTGGAGTTCATTACTG GTATTTGGGGCATTGTGTTAGTtatgcagttgtagcatctgtaCTACTAGGTGCTGCTGTTTCCCGTCATTTGTCGGTTACAAACCCTATAACTGCAAGGAGAGATGCGCTGCAGAGTACGGTGATACGCCTGAGGGAAGGTTTTCGCAGGAAAGAACAGAACAGTTCATCTATCTCCTCTGAAGCGTGTGGCTCAAGTGTGAAGCGTAGTAGTGGTGCTGTGACAGGACAGCTTGGTAATCCTGCACATGTCACAAGTGATGCTACAACGTGGAATATCATTGAGGCAGTTAATAGTGAGAAGAGCTTAGATAGCGGAAGTCCAAGTTTAGCCATACGAAGCAGTTCTTGCCGCTCAGTAGTTCAAGAGCCAGAGGTTGGGACATCATATGCTGATAACTGTTCTTTGGTAGTATGTTCCAGTAGTGGCCTTGAAAGTCAAGGTTGCGAGTCTAGTGAATCAACTTCAGCTAATCAACAAGCATTAGACTTAAACTTAGCACTGATGTTCCAAGAAAAGTTGATGAGCGACCCAAGGATTACATCCATATTAAAAAAGAGAGCACGGCAAGGAGATCATGATTTGACTGCTTTGCTGCAGGATAAAGGCTTAGATCCTAACTTTGCTATGATGTTGAAGGAGAATGGTTTGGACCCAAAGATCCTTGCACTGCTGCAGAGAAGTAGTTTGGATGCAGATAGAGATCATTGCGATAACTCTAATATAGTAGTCACTGAATCAAACAGCAGTGATAACATTCTGCCGAATCAAATTTCATTGTCAGAAGAACTTAGACTTCAAGGACTAGGAAAGTGGCTTCAGTTTTGCAGATTGGTACTGCATCATATAGTCGGTACCCCAGAACGAGCATGGGTTCTCTTCAGTTTTATCTTTATAATTGAAACCGTGATTGTAGCTGTATTCCGACCTAAGATAATCAAAGTTATAAATTCCACCCATCAGCAG TTTGAGTTTGGCTTTGCAGTGTTACTTTTATCACCTGTCGTTTGTTCTATTATGGCTTTCCTAAGATCTCTTCAAGCTGAAGACATGGCCATGACTTCAAAGCCGCGGAAG TATGGTTTTATTGCTTGGTTGCTTAGCACTTCGGTCGGTCTGCTCCTTTCATTTTTGAG CAAGTCATCAGTTCTTCTAGGTTTGTCTTTGACCATCCCTCTTATAGTGGCATGCTTGTCTATTGCCATCCCTATATGGATTCGTAATGGGTACCAGTTTTGGGTATCAAGACGTGGTTCAGATCACACTGGAAGTCATCGAACATTGTGGTTTAAAGAG GGTGTTGTACTTTTTATCTGCGTTTCATTATTTACTGGATCTGTACTAGCATTGGGTGCAATCGTATCTGCAAAGCCTTTGGATGAATTAGGCTACAAAGGATGGAACGGTAGCCAGAATGGTGGTTCATCTCCTTATGCATCATCTGTGTATCTTGGCTGGGCAATGGCCTCTTTGGTTGCTCTTATAGTTACTGGCGTGCTGCCAATCATATCTTGGTTTGCTACATACCGTTTCTCCATCTCTTCAGCTATATGCGTTGGAATATTTACAG TTGTTCTGGTGGCATTTTGTGGTGCATCCTATCTGGAAGTCGTTAATAATAGAGATGAACAGGTTCCGAGGAAGGCAGATTTCCTTGCAGCATTACTTCCTTTAATGTGCATCCCAGCATTGCTTTCACTTTGTTCTGGTTTAGTCAAATG GAAAGATGACGATTGGAAACTATCTCGAGGGGTTTTTGTATTTGTGGTCATTGGTCTTCTTCTACTACTCGGTGGAATATCAGCTGTTACAGTAATAATTACGCCTTGGACA ATTGGGGCAGCGTTTCTTCtagttcttcttcttattgTTCTGGCTATTGGTGTCATTCACTACTGGGCTTCAAATAACTTCTACTTGACCAGGAAACAGATGTTCTTTGTTTGTTTTCTTGCATTTTTGCTGGCTTTGGCAGCGTTTTTTGTTGGTTGGTTTCAAG ATAAACCATTTTTGGGAGCCTCAGTTGGTTacttctcatttttatttctcttagCTGGAAGAGCATTGACG GTGCTTCTTTCACCTCCTATTGTTGTTTATTCTCCTCGTGTGCTCCCTGTATATGTTTATGATTCCCATGCAGATTGTGGACAAAATGTCAG TGCTGCATTCATTATGCTTTATGGTATTGCACTGGCAATTGAAGGCTGGGGTGTTGttgcaagcttgaaaatatATCCACCATTCGCTGGATCTGCTGTATCAGCAGTTACACTTGTTGTAGCTTTTGGCTTTGCTGTCTCCCGACCTTGTTTGACATTAAAG ATGATGGAAGACTCTGTTCACTTTCTAAGTAAGGAAACTGTGGTCCAGGCAATCGCTCGATCTGCCACAAAG ACACGGAATGCATTATCTGGAACATATTCCGCTCCTCAGAGATCTGCAAGTTCTGCTGCCCTTTTGGTTGGAGACCCCACTGTTACACGTGATAGGGCTGGAAATTTTGTGCTCCCCAGAGCAGATGTCATGAAATTAAGAGATAGGTTAAGAAATGAAGAGCTGGCAGCTGGATCAATTTTCCTCAAAATAAGAAATGGAACCATGTTGCGGCATGATTCAACTAGCGATGTAGGTTACAGAAGAGAAATGTGTGCTCATGCACGGATTTTGGCCTTGGAGGAGGCTATCGATACTGAATGGGTGTATATGTGGGATAAATTTGGTGGTTATTTACTTCTTTTGCTGGGTTTGACCGCCAAGGCAGAGCGTGTGCAA GACGAGGTTCGCTTGAGACTCTTTCTCGACAGCATAGGTTTTTCAGATCTGAATGcaaagaagataaagaagtggaTGCCAGAAGACCGCAGACAGTTCGAAATCATACAGGATAG CTATttaagagagaaagagatggaAGAGGAAATTTTTATGCAGAGGCGTGAAGAGGAAGGTAGAGGAAAAGAACGAAGAAAGGCCCTTCTGGAGAAGGAAGAACGCAAATGGAAAGAGATAGAGGCTTCACTCATGTCATCTATACCAAATGCTGGCAATAGAGAGGCAGCTGCCCTGGCAGCTGCAGTGCGTGCAGTAGGTGGTGATTCTGTTCTTGATGATTCTTTTGCACGTGAAAGGGTTTCAAGCATAGCACGCCACATTCGCGCATCTCAGTTATCTCGGCGTGCACTCCAG ACTGGAATTTCTGGTGCTGTATGTGTTCTTGATGATGAACCAACAACAAGTGGTAGACATTTGGGTCAAATTGATCCCAGCATATGCCAAAGTCAAAAAGTCAGCTTTTCCATAGCAGTGTTAATTCAGCCTGAGTCTGGACCAGTCTATCTTTTGGGTACCGAATTCCAAAAAAGAGTATGCTGGGAAATATTTGTGGCCGGTTCTGAACAAGGAATTGAGGCTGGACAAGTCGGGCTTAGGATGATTACCAAAGGTGACAGACAAACCACAGTTGCAAAGGAGTGGAGTGTAGGTGCAGCAAGTATTGCAGATGGAAG GTGGCATATGGTTACAGTAACCATTGACGCTGATATAGGTGAAGCAACTTGCTACTTAGATGGTGGTTTTGATGGCTACCAGACTGGCCTACCATTACGATATGACAATGGTATTTGGGAGCAAGGAACAGAGATTTGGGTTGGAGTTAAACCACCTATTGATGTGGATGCATTTGGGAGATCAGATAGTGACGGAGCAGAATCTAAGATGCATGTAATGGATCTTTTCATGTGGGGAAGGTGCTTAACGGAAGATGAGATAGCTACTCTTCCTTCTTCGATAGGTTCTGTTGATTACAATATGATTGATCTTCCCTCAGATAACTGGAAATGGGCGGATTCTCCTTCCAGG GTTGATGAATGGGACAGTGATCCGGCAGATGTAGATCTTTATGATAGGGATGATGTAGATTGGGATGGGCAATATTCAAGTGGTAGAAAAAGAAGGTCAGACCGTGAAAGTGTGATATTGGATGTGGACTCTTTCACCAGAAGGTTGAGGAAGCCTAGGATGGAAACATGTGATGAAATTAATCAGCGGATGCTATCAGTTGAATTGGCTGTCAAGGAAGCTCTTTGTGCAAGAGGGGAACCACATTTTACTGATCAAGAGTTCCCTCCGAATGATCAATCCTTGTTTGTTGATCCATACAACCCCCCTTCGAAATTGCAG GTTGTTTCTGAGTGGATGAGGCCAACTGAAATAGTGAAGAAGAACCATCAGGATTCTCATCCCTGCTTATTTTCTGGTTCCACTAATCCATCAGATGTTTGTCAG GGTCGATTGGGTGATTGTTGGTTTCTGAGTGCCGTCGCTGTTCTGACGGAGGTTTCTCAAATATCGGAAGTCATAATTACACCAGAATACAATGAGGAAGGAATCTACACTGTTCGCTTTTGCATTCAG GGAGAATGGGTTCCTGTAGTTGTTGACGACTGGATACCTTGTGAATCACATGGTAAACCTGCCTTCGCTACAAGTAGGAAGGGAAATGAGCTATGGGTATCTTTATTGGAAAAGGCTTATGCAAAGCTTCATGGTTCCTATGAGGCGTTAGAAGGTGGGCTTGTTCAAGATGCTCTTGTGGACCTCACTGGTGGTGCTGGTGAAGAGATTGACATGAGAAGTGCCCAGGCCCAGATTGATCTTGCTAGTGGAAGACTCTGGTCCCAGTTGTTACGCTTCAAACAAGAAGGATTCCTATTAGGTGCTGGAAGCCCATCTGGTTCTGATGTGCATATCTCCTCTAGTGGAATAGTGCAAGGGCATGCATATTCATTGTTGCAG GTCAGGGAAGTAGATGGGCACAAGCTTGTTCAGATTCGAAATCCATGGGCAAATGAGGTTGAGTGGAATGGGCCTTGGTCTGATTCATCACCTGAATGGACCGATAGAATGAAGCATAAGCTCAAGCATATTCCTCAG TCAAGAGATGGTATCTTCTGGATGTCTTGGCAAGATTTCCAAATACATTTCCGGTCAATATATGTTTGCCGTGTATATCCTCCTGAGATGCGTCATTCTGTCCATGGCCAGTGGCATGGTTACAGTGCTGGTGGCTGCCAAGATTATGATACATGGCATCAGAACCCACAGTTTCGAATGAGAGCCACTGGCCCAGATGCATCACTTCCAATTCATGTGTTCATTACCTTGACGCAG GGCGTTGGCTTCTCGAGAACAACAGCTGGTTTCAGGAACTACCAGTCCAGTCATGACTCTTTGATGTTTTACATTGGGATGAGGATTCTGAAGACTCGTGGTCGTCGAGCGAACTACAACATTTATTTGCATGAGTCAGTTGGTGGAACAGACTATGTCAATTCACGAGAAATATCATGTGAAATGGTTCTGGATCCTGATCCAAAAGGTTATACAATAGTTCCAACAACCATCCACCCAGGCGAAGAAGCACCTTTTGTTCTTTCTGTATTCACAAAAGCATCTATTATCCTTGAGGCTTTATAG